In Bacillus sp. DX3.1, the following proteins share a genomic window:
- a CDS encoding YqzL family protein has product MLDFTWKFFSKTGSIETYLLLKEMEKDVNDEMDQHDEELAHLDSPIS; this is encoded by the coding sequence ATGCTAGATTTTACCTGGAAGTTTTTCTCCAAGACAGGAAGCATTGAAACGTATTTGCTTTTGAAGGAAATGGAAAAAGACGTAAATGATGAAATGGATCAACATGACGAGGAGCTAGCGCATCTAGACTCTCCAATTTCTTGA
- a CDS encoding helix-turn-helix transcriptional regulator encodes MIIIELNKRQEHIVQIVKDHGPITGEAIAAQLNLTRATLRPDLAILTMAGYLEARPRVGYFYTGKTGGQLLSEAVKKIKVQDYQSRPVVIDKNVSVYDAICTMFLEDVGTLFVVDQATFLVGVVSRKDLLRASLGKQDLTSLPVNIIMTRMPNIAMCHREDSLYDIAMELIERQIDAVPVVKDTKQGLEVVGRITKTNITGAFVNLVNNE; translated from the coding sequence GTGATTATCATAGAACTGAATAAACGGCAAGAACATATCGTTCAGATTGTAAAAGATCACGGTCCTATTACTGGGGAGGCAATCGCTGCACAATTAAATTTAACACGAGCGACGCTTCGGCCCGACTTAGCTATTTTAACGATGGCTGGCTATTTAGAAGCGCGTCCACGTGTCGGTTATTTTTATACAGGAAAAACCGGAGGGCAGCTATTATCAGAAGCTGTCAAAAAAATTAAGGTGCAAGATTATCAATCTAGGCCAGTCGTTATCGATAAAAATGTTTCGGTATACGATGCGATTTGTACCATGTTTTTAGAAGATGTGGGTACTTTATTTGTTGTAGATCAAGCTACGTTTTTAGTCGGTGTAGTTTCTCGTAAAGACTTATTACGAGCAAGCTTAGGAAAGCAGGATTTAACATCGTTGCCGGTTAATATTATCATGACAAGGATGCCAAATATTGCGATGTGTCATCGGGAAGATAGTCTATATGATATAGCAATGGAATTAATAGAAAGACAGATTGATGCTGTACCAGTTGTAAAAGACACGAAACAAGGTTTAGAAGTTGTCGGTAGAATTACAAAAACAAATATTACGGGTGCGTTTGTAAATTTAGTAAATAATGAATAA
- the recO gene encoding DNA repair protein RecO, which produces MFQKIEGIIIRTTDYGETNKIVTIFSRELGKVSAMARGAKKPKSRLASISQLMTHGYFLIQMGSGLGTLQQGEIISSMKEIREDIFLTAYASFIVELTDKATEDKKHNPYLFEMLYQSLHYMCEGVDPEVLALIYQTKMLPVLGMQPYFDTCAICHQEADFVAFSVREGGFLCKHHAEQDPYRIPVGEAVHKLLRLFYHFDLARLGNVSVKDETKRQMRTVLNTYYDEYCGIYLKSRRFLEQLDKFQI; this is translated from the coding sequence ATGTTTCAAAAGATTGAAGGAATTATCATCCGGACCACAGATTACGGAGAAACAAATAAAATTGTCACGATATTCTCTCGTGAGCTTGGAAAAGTAAGTGCAATGGCGAGAGGTGCGAAAAAACCAAAAAGTAGGCTAGCGTCTATTTCGCAACTTATGACTCATGGTTACTTTCTAATTCAAATGGGGTCTGGACTTGGGACTTTGCAACAAGGTGAAATAATTTCATCCATGAAAGAAATTCGTGAAGATATATTTTTAACTGCATATGCATCATTTATTGTTGAGTTGACTGATAAAGCAACGGAAGATAAAAAGCATAACCCATATTTATTTGAGATGCTATATCAATCACTGCATTACATGTGTGAGGGTGTCGATCCTGAAGTTTTAGCGTTAATTTATCAAACGAAAATGCTTCCAGTATTAGGTATGCAACCCTATTTTGATACATGTGCTATTTGTCACCAAGAAGCAGATTTTGTCGCCTTCTCCGTTCGAGAAGGCGGTTTTCTGTGTAAGCATCATGCTGAACAAGATCCATATCGCATTCCGGTTGGGGAGGCTGTTCATAAATTACTGCGCCTTTTTTATCATTTTGATTTAGCTCGCCTTGGTAATGTGTCAGTGAAAGATGAAACAAAACGGCAAATGCGTACAGTATTAAATACATATTATGATGAATATTGTGGAATTTATTTGAAATCAAGGCGTTTTCTGGAGCAACTTGATAAATTTCAAATATAA
- the dnaG gene encoding DNA primase — translation MGNRIPEEVVEQIRTSSDIVEVIGEYVQLRKQGRNYFGLCPFHGENSPSFSVSSDKQIFHCFGCGEGGNVFSFLMKMEGLSFIEAVQKLGERNNIPVVDYTSGQEQQENISDGSVIMLQAHELLKKYYHHLLVNTEEGNQALAYLLDRGITKEMIAKFEIGYASPAWDAAAKILQKRGFSLSTMEQAGLLVRSEKDGSHHDRFRGRIIFPIHTLQGKVAAFSGRALGDDTPKYLNSPETPIFYKSKLLYNFHQARPFIRKRGQVVLFEGYADVLAAVKSGVEESVATMGTALTEEQAKLLRRNVETVVLCYDGDKAGREATMKAGQLLSQVGCQIKVVSLPDKVDPDEYVQQYGTAAFENLVKASISFVGFKINYLRLGKNLQDESGKEAYVKSVLKELALLQDAMQAESYLKSLSQEFAYSMETLLGQLHQYRKEQKIQQKQTKQISKPPQIVHAKPKFSGFERAERELIYHMLQSADVAFRIEPYIEDFHTEEHKGILYELYAYYEKGNEPSVGNFLSWLSDEKLKNIITNISTDEFINPEYADEVLQGHLEALRRHKQKLKKMETIFALKQMEKADPVEAAKFYAAYLQNQKARR, via the coding sequence ATGGGGAACAGAATTCCCGAAGAAGTTGTTGAACAGATTCGGACATCATCTGATATTGTGGAAGTGATTGGTGAATATGTTCAGCTCAGAAAGCAAGGGCGCAATTATTTTGGGCTTTGTCCATTTCATGGCGAGAACTCACCTTCATTTTCTGTTTCATCTGACAAGCAAATTTTTCATTGTTTTGGATGTGGAGAAGGAGGAAATGTTTTTTCGTTTCTCATGAAGATGGAAGGACTCTCTTTTATAGAGGCTGTGCAAAAGCTTGGAGAAAGAAATAATATTCCAGTTGTCGACTATACGTCAGGGCAAGAACAGCAAGAAAATATATCTGATGGTAGCGTCATTATGCTACAGGCGCATGAACTCTTGAAAAAATACTATCACCATCTTTTAGTAAATACAGAAGAGGGAAATCAAGCTCTTGCTTATTTGCTAGATCGAGGTATTACAAAAGAGATGATTGCAAAGTTTGAAATTGGTTATGCATCTCCTGCTTGGGATGCTGCGGCGAAAATATTACAAAAAAGAGGATTTTCGCTATCAACCATGGAACAAGCTGGATTGCTTGTGCGGAGTGAAAAAGATGGTAGTCATCATGACCGTTTTCGAGGAAGAATTATATTTCCGATTCACACCTTGCAAGGAAAAGTAGCAGCGTTTAGTGGAAGGGCGTTAGGGGATGATACCCCAAAGTATTTAAATAGCCCAGAAACACCTATTTTTTATAAAAGTAAGTTGCTGTACAATTTCCACCAAGCCCGGCCGTTCATCAGAAAACGAGGACAAGTTGTTTTATTTGAAGGCTATGCTGACGTATTAGCTGCTGTAAAAAGTGGTGTTGAAGAATCCGTTGCAACAATGGGAACAGCTCTAACAGAAGAACAGGCGAAACTTCTGCGACGCAATGTTGAAACTGTTGTTCTTTGCTATGATGGTGATAAAGCAGGACGAGAAGCGACGATGAAAGCAGGGCAATTGTTATCGCAAGTTGGTTGTCAAATAAAGGTTGTCTCATTGCCAGATAAAGTTGATCCTGATGAATACGTACAACAATATGGAACAGCGGCTTTTGAAAATCTTGTAAAAGCGAGTATAAGCTTTGTAGGCTTCAAAATAAATTACCTTCGTTTAGGGAAAAATTTGCAAGATGAGTCTGGTAAAGAAGCTTATGTAAAAAGTGTTTTAAAAGAGTTGGCGTTATTACAAGATGCCATGCAAGCAGAGTCATATTTAAAATCATTATCGCAAGAGTTTGCTTACTCAATGGAAACTCTTTTAGGTCAATTACACCAATATCGCAAAGAACAAAAGATACAGCAAAAACAAACGAAGCAAATTTCTAAGCCTCCTCAAATTGTTCATGCTAAACCAAAGTTTTCAGGTTTTGAAAGAGCGGAAAGAGAGCTCATTTACCATATGTTGCAAAGTGCAGATGTTGCTTTCCGTATTGAACCTTATATAGAAGATTTCCATACGGAAGAACATAAAGGGATTTTATATGAACTATACGCATATTATGAAAAGGGAAATGAACCTTCAGTCGGTAATTTTTTGAGCTGGCTCTCTGATGAGAAATTGAAAAATATTATAACCAATATTTCAACGGATGAATTTATTAATCCAGAATATGCAGATGAAGTATTGCAAGGTCATTTAGAAGCGCTGCGGCGCCACAAGCAAAAACTTAAGAAGATGGAAACCATCTTTGCATTAAAGCAAATGGAAAAAGCAGATCCAGTGGAAGCTGCTAAATTTTATGCAGCGTATTTACAAAATCAGAAAGCAAGAAGATAG
- a CDS encoding pyruvate, water dikinase regulatory protein, with protein sequence MKNKIVYVVSDSVGETADLVVRAAMGQFPFAPDIRRVPYVEDTGTLKEVISIAKSNRALICFTLVKPEMRQYLLAEAVKEGVEAYDIIGPLIDQIEEITGQVPRHEPGVVRRLDEEYFKKIEAIEFAVKYDDGRDARGILKADIVLIGVSRTSKTPLSQYLAHNKRLKVANVPLVPEVDPPEELFRVAKEKCFGLKITPDKLNHIRKERLKSLGLSDGATYANINRIKEEIDHFERVVSKINCQVIDVSNKAIEETANIIVNAVQNQKMF encoded by the coding sequence ATGAAGAATAAGATCGTATATGTCGTATCTGACTCTGTGGGAGAGACGGCTGATTTAGTTGTTCGAGCTGCAATGGGCCAGTTTCCATTTGCTCCTGATATTAGACGTGTACCGTATGTAGAAGATACAGGGACGTTAAAAGAGGTTATTTCGATTGCTAAAAGTAATCGAGCGCTTATTTGCTTTACGTTAGTAAAGCCTGAAATGCGTCAGTATTTGTTAGCAGAAGCAGTGAAAGAAGGCGTAGAGGCTTATGATATTATAGGGCCTCTTATTGATCAAATTGAAGAAATCACAGGTCAAGTTCCAAGACATGAACCAGGTGTTGTTCGAAGATTAGACGAAGAATACTTCAAAAAGATTGAAGCAATTGAATTTGCTGTCAAATATGACGATGGAAGAGATGCACGTGGAATTCTTAAAGCAGATATCGTTTTGATTGGTGTATCACGCACATCAAAAACACCACTTTCGCAATATCTTGCTCATAATAAAAGATTAAAAGTTGCAAACGTACCGCTTGTACCAGAAGTGGATCCTCCGGAAGAATTATTCCGCGTTGCAAAAGAAAAATGTTTCGGTTTAAAAATTACACCGGATAAGTTAAATCATATTCGGAAAGAACGATTAAAGTCGCTTGGTCTGAGTGATGGAGCAACTTATGCTAACATTAATCGTATTAAAGAAGAAATAGATCACTTTGAGCGAGTGGTAAGCAAAATAAACTGTCAAGTAATTGATGTTTCAAACAAGGCGATTGAGGAAACGGCGAATATCATTGTGAATGCAGTGCAAAACCAAAAAATGTTTTAG
- the ybeY gene encoding rRNA maturation RNase YbeY — MSLLIDFFDETEEVKEEYVNMIGQLLEKAAQMENIEDGTELSVTFVDNERIQEINRDYRDKDQPTDVISFAMEDMGEGEIEIVGVEMPRMLGDLIISIPRTKEQAEEYGHSFDRELGFLALHGFLHLLGYDHMTEEDEKIMFGKQKEILQAFGLGR; from the coding sequence ATGAGTTTATTAATTGATTTTTTTGATGAAACAGAAGAAGTAAAAGAAGAATATGTGAACATGATTGGGCAATTGCTAGAGAAAGCTGCGCAAATGGAAAATATAGAAGATGGAACAGAGCTTTCTGTTACATTTGTTGATAATGAACGCATTCAAGAAATCAATCGTGACTATCGCGATAAAGACCAGCCAACAGATGTTATTTCCTTTGCGATGGAAGATATGGGTGAAGGTGAAATAGAAATTGTCGGTGTGGAAATGCCCCGTATGCTAGGGGATCTTATTATTTCGATTCCAAGAACGAAAGAACAAGCTGAAGAATATGGACATTCCTTTGATCGTGAGCTAGGATTTTTAGCGTTGCATGGATTTCTGCATTTACTTGGATACGACCATATGACGGAAGAAGATGAAAAGATAATGTTTGGAAAGCAAAAAGAAATTTTACAGGCTTTTGGATTAGGTAGATGA
- a CDS encoding YaiI/YqxD family protein, whose protein sequence is MQNISKILVDADACPVKDEIVQVGTKFHVEILFVASYAHRSRKQQGNWIYVDSEQDEVDFHIYKLAKATDLVITQDMGLAGLLVKKGVYVLSPRGTFVTDEQMDTILYSRYVSAKLRRHGTYTKGPKSFSKHDRQCFLTNSEKILSNYKGIL, encoded by the coding sequence ATGCAAAACATCAGTAAAATTTTAGTTGATGCAGATGCATGTCCTGTGAAGGATGAAATTGTGCAAGTTGGAACAAAATTTCATGTCGAAATTTTGTTTGTCGCATCCTATGCCCATCGGTCGAGAAAACAGCAAGGTAATTGGATCTATGTAGATTCTGAGCAAGATGAGGTGGATTTTCATATCTATAAACTCGCTAAAGCTACAGATCTCGTGATCACACAGGATATGGGGCTTGCTGGTCTTCTGGTGAAAAAAGGAGTATATGTATTATCTCCACGAGGCACATTTGTGACAGATGAGCAAATGGATACAATTTTATATAGTCGATATGTATCTGCGAAATTACGTAGACATGGGACCTATACAAAAGGTCCAAAATCATTTTCTAAGCATGACCGGCAATGTTTTTTAACAAATTCGGAAAAAATATTGTCGAATTATAAAGGAATTCTTTAA
- a CDS encoding diacylglycerol kinase family protein, with protein MKKGKLINSFGYAIAGIFFCLRHERNMQIHCLAAVIVICCGFYFHVTTLEWLILLIVIGIVMSLEMINTAIEKTVDLATGDFKPLAKIAKDVAAGAVLLFAVIAVIIGAIIFLPYMV; from the coding sequence ATGAAAAAAGGAAAACTTATAAATAGTTTTGGGTATGCCATAGCGGGTATATTCTTTTGCCTTCGTCATGAGCGAAATATGCAAATTCATTGTTTGGCCGCAGTTATTGTTATATGCTGCGGCTTTTATTTCCATGTCACGACACTAGAGTGGCTTATATTATTAATTGTGATTGGAATTGTAATGAGTTTGGAAATGATAAATACAGCGATTGAAAAAACAGTCGATTTAGCTACAGGGGATTTTAAACCGCTTGCTAAAATTGCTAAGGATGTTGCTGCAGGTGCAGTGTTATTATTTGCAGTTATAGCCGTTATAATTGGTGCTATTATCTTTTTGCCTTATATGGTATAG
- a CDS encoding cytidine deaminase: MNNKELIQEAIEARKQAYVPYSKFQVGAALLTAEGKVYRGCNVENASYGLCNCAERTALFKAVSEGDTAFAAIAVVADTKRPVPPCGACRQVMVELCKQDTKVYLSNLNGDIEETTVGELLPGAFLAEDLHE, encoded by the coding sequence ATGAACAATAAAGAATTAATTCAAGAAGCAATCGAAGCACGGAAACAGGCGTATGTACCGTATTCTAAGTTTCAAGTTGGGGCTGCTTTATTAACAGCAGAGGGAAAAGTATACCGTGGGTGTAATGTTGAAAATGCGTCATACGGATTATGTAACTGTGCAGAAAGAACAGCTTTATTTAAAGCGGTTTCTGAAGGAGATACAGCATTTGCAGCAATCGCGGTTGTAGCGGATACAAAACGTCCGGTACCTCCTTGTGGAGCGTGCCGTCAAGTTATGGTAGAATTATGTAAACAGGATACGAAAGTATACTTATCAAATTTAAATGGTGACATAGAAGAGACGACAGTCGGAGAATTGTTACCAGGAGCATTTTTAGCGGAGGATTTACATGAATAG
- a CDS encoding tRNA (adenine(22)-N(1))-methyltransferase TrmK produces the protein MNEVKLSKRLEEVVREIPVGSTIADIGSDHAYLPCYTIINNIATKAVAGEVVDGPFRSAQATVAECGLQEKVDVRKGNGLAVITPGEVDVITIAGMGGALIRDILENGKEKLNGVTRLILQPNIAAHHIREWFVENGWELIHEKIIKEDGKIYEIVVGEKGDPLAPYHENKQASLFIGPFLMKEKSDTFVEKWESELKNFQNIIKQLERATASEDTKVKREEVLAKMKMIEEVLS, from the coding sequence ATGAATGAAGTAAAGCTTTCAAAAAGACTAGAAGAAGTGGTACGGGAGATTCCAGTTGGATCTACGATTGCGGATATTGGTTCAGATCATGCTTATTTACCGTGCTATACGATTATAAATAACATTGCTACAAAGGCAGTGGCAGGAGAAGTGGTAGATGGACCATTTCGTTCTGCACAGGCTACAGTAGCGGAGTGTGGATTACAAGAGAAAGTGGATGTTCGTAAAGGAAATGGTTTAGCAGTTATTACACCGGGAGAAGTAGATGTCATTACAATCGCTGGTATGGGCGGAGCATTAATTCGTGACATTTTAGAAAATGGAAAAGAAAAGCTAAACGGTGTGACTCGGTTAATTTTACAACCGAATATTGCTGCACATCACATTCGTGAATGGTTTGTCGAAAATGGTTGGGAGCTTATTCATGAAAAAATTATAAAAGAAGACGGTAAGATTTATGAGATTGTAGTTGGAGAAAAAGGTGATCCGCTAGCCCCTTATCATGAAAACAAACAGGCCAGCTTATTTATCGGACCCTTTTTAATGAAAGAAAAGAGCGATACATTTGTAGAGAAATGGGAGAGTGAACTGAAAAATTTCCAAAATATTATTAAGCAGTTAGAGCGTGCGACAGCATCAGAAGATACGAAAGTAAAACGTGAAGAAGTATTAGCGAAAATGAAAATGATAGAGGAGGTCTTATCATGA
- the era gene encoding GTPase Era has product MNRKGYKSGFVSIIGRPNVGKSTFLNRIIGQKIAIMSDKPQTTRNKIQGVYTENDSQVIFIDTPGIHKPQHKLGDFMVKMAQTTLKEVDIVLFMVNAAEGYGRGEEFIIEKLQETKQPVFLVINKIDQVHPEKLLELIDQYRKLYDFAEIVPISALDGNNVEALIGAIKKYLPEGPQYYPENQVTDHPERFIISELIREKVLHLTREEVPHSVAVVIDAIQKREGGAVYVNATIIVERPSQKGIIIGKQGKMLKEVGKRARFDIESLLGSKVFLEVWVKVQKDWRNKMSHLRDLGFREDEY; this is encoded by the coding sequence ATGAATAGAAAAGGTTATAAATCAGGTTTTGTCTCCATTATCGGAAGACCCAACGTGGGGAAATCAACATTTTTAAACCGTATTATCGGTCAAAAAATTGCGATTATGAGTGACAAACCACAAACAACACGTAATAAAATTCAAGGTGTATATACAGAAAATGATTCGCAGGTAATCTTTATTGATACGCCAGGAATACATAAGCCACAGCATAAGCTAGGCGACTTTATGGTGAAGATGGCTCAAACGACATTAAAAGAAGTTGACATTGTTTTATTTATGGTCAATGCAGCTGAAGGTTATGGTCGTGGTGAAGAGTTTATCATTGAAAAATTACAAGAAACAAAGCAACCTGTATTTTTAGTGATCAACAAAATTGACCAAGTTCATCCGGAAAAATTGCTAGAATTAATTGATCAATATCGTAAGCTGTATGATTTTGCAGAAATTGTACCGATTTCAGCGTTAGATGGTAACAATGTTGAAGCGTTAATTGGAGCAATTAAAAAATATTTACCAGAAGGACCGCAATACTATCCAGAAAACCAAGTGACGGACCATCCGGAACGATTTATTATTTCGGAGCTTATTCGTGAAAAAGTGCTGCACTTAACACGCGAGGAAGTACCTCACTCGGTAGCGGTTGTCATCGATGCGATTCAAAAGCGTGAAGGCGGAGCAGTTTATGTAAATGCGACAATTATTGTAGAGCGTCCATCACAAAAAGGAATTATTATCGGGAAGCAAGGAAAGATGCTGAAAGAAGTTGGGAAGAGAGCTCGTTTTGATATCGAATCACTTCTCGGTTCAAAAGTATTTTTAGAGGTATGGGTAAAAGTGCAAAAAGATTGGCGTAATAAAATGTCCCATCTTCGCGATCTTGGTTTCCGTGAAGATGAATATTAA
- the cccA gene encoding cytochrome c550 — MKRNPLIPFALIAALGIVIMFVFSFQGLNKSKELADAKNNGGKTTQAVSKPEDIVKQNCTSCHGDQLQGAVGPNLQKVGGKLSKDEIKEVISKGKGNMPANLIPADQASKVADWLAKKK, encoded by the coding sequence ATGAAACGTAATCCGTTGATTCCATTTGCTCTCATTGCTGCGCTAGGTATTGTCATTATGTTTGTCTTTTCGTTTCAGGGATTGAATAAATCCAAAGAGCTAGCTGATGCGAAAAATAATGGGGGAAAAACAACACAAGCGGTATCAAAACCGGAAGATATTGTTAAGCAAAACTGTACGAGCTGCCATGGGGATCAGTTGCAAGGAGCAGTTGGACCGAACTTACAAAAAGTTGGTGGGAAACTTTCAAAGGATGAGATTAAAGAAGTAATTTCAAAAGGAAAAGGAAATATGCCTGCAAACTTAATTCCAGCAGATCAAGCTTCTAAAGTGGCAGATTGGTTAGCGAAGAAAAAATAA
- the rpoD gene encoding RNA polymerase sigma factor RpoD — protein MADKPARSKQIETDMTLEQVKEQLTELGKKRGVLTYEEIAERMNGFEIESDQMDEYYEYLGEQGIDLVGDNEEGPNTHQITKTEEEFDLNDLSVPPGVKINDPVRMYLKEIGRVDLLSAEEEIRLATRIEEGDEEAKRRLAEANLRLVVSIAKRYVGRGMLFLDLIQEGNMGLIKAVEKFDYRKGFKFSTYATWWIRQAITRAIADQARTIRIPVHMVETINKLIRVQRQLLQDLGREPSPEEIGEEMDLAPEKVREILKIAQEPVSLETPIGEEDDSHLGDFIEDQEATSPADHAAYELLKEQLEDVLDTLTDREENVLRLRFGLDDGRTRTLEEVGKVFGVTRERIRQIEAKALRKLRHPSRSKRLKDFLE, from the coding sequence ATGGCTGATAAACCAGCTCGTTCTAAACAAATTGAAACTGATATGACCCTTGAGCAAGTGAAAGAGCAACTCACTGAGCTCGGAAAAAAACGTGGCGTTCTTACATATGAAGAGATTGCAGAACGCATGAATGGATTTGAAATTGAATCCGACCAAATGGATGAATATTACGAATATTTAGGTGAACAAGGGATTGATCTAGTTGGCGACAACGAAGAAGGTCCTAATACTCACCAGATAACAAAGACAGAAGAAGAATTCGATTTAAATGATTTAAGTGTGCCGCCAGGTGTGAAAATTAATGACCCTGTTCGCATGTATTTAAAAGAAATTGGTCGCGTCGACTTACTGTCTGCAGAAGAAGAAATTCGACTTGCAACACGTATTGAAGAAGGCGATGAAGAAGCAAAACGCCGTCTTGCAGAAGCGAATTTACGTCTTGTTGTAAGTATTGCTAAACGATATGTAGGCCGTGGCATGCTGTTCTTAGACTTGATTCAAGAAGGGAACATGGGTCTGATTAAAGCTGTTGAAAAGTTTGATTATCGTAAAGGCTTTAAATTCAGTACGTATGCGACTTGGTGGATTCGCCAAGCAATTACGCGTGCCATTGCAGACCAAGCAAGAACAATTCGTATTCCAGTTCATATGGTTGAAACAATTAATAAATTAATCCGTGTACAGCGTCAATTGTTACAAGATTTAGGACGTGAACCATCTCCAGAAGAAATCGGAGAAGAAATGGACCTTGCACCAGAAAAAGTACGCGAAATCTTAAAAATTGCCCAAGAGCCAGTTTCTCTTGAAACACCAATTGGTGAAGAGGATGACTCACATTTAGGCGATTTTATTGAAGACCAAGAAGCAACATCACCTGCGGACCATGCAGCGTATGAATTGCTAAAAGAACAGTTAGAAGATGTGTTAGACACATTAACAGATCGTGAAGAAAATGTTCTTCGTCTTCGTTTCGGTTTAGATGATGGACGAACTCGTACGCTTGAAGAAGTTGGGAAAGTATTCGGCGTAACGAGAGAACGTATTCGTCAAATTGAAGCAAAAGCGCTTCGTAAACTAAGACATCCAAGCCGTAGTAAGCGTCTAAAGGATTTCTTAGAATAG